The genomic stretch TCTCGGCTGACGGccccctcaacctcctgcAATCCGTCACCGTCGCCACGAGCCCCAAGGCCCGAGACCGCGGCGCCCTGATTGTCATGAACGACCGCATCGTATCCGCCTTCTACGCCTCCAAGACGAACGCCAACACCGTCGATACATTCAAGGCCATCGAAATGGGTAACCTGGGCGAGGTCGTCTCCAACAAACCCTACTTCTTCTACCCCCCAGTCAAGCCAACAGGCAAGACGGAAGTAGATATCCGGAACATCACCTCCATCCCCAGAGTCGACATCCTCTACTCATACGAAGACATGCACAATGACACCCTTTACTCCGCCATCGACAACGGCGCAAAGGGCATCGTTGTAAGTCTCGTCCACTCTCAATATGAACCCCATCTATCAAAAACACCCCCAGAACCCCTCCACCAAAATACTAATCCAAATAAAAAAACAGATCGCCGGCTCCGGCTCCGGCTCCGTCTCCACCCCCTTCAGCGCCGCCATGGAAGACATCACAACCAAacacaacatccccatcGTAGCCAGCACGCGCACCGGAAACGGGGAGGTGCCGTCCTCCGCCGAGTCGAGCCAGATCGCAAGCGGGTATTTGAACCCCGCAAAGTCACGCGTTTTGCTTGGCTTGTTGCTTGCCCAGGGGAAGAGTATTGAGGAAATGAGGGCGGTTTTTGAGCGGATTGGGGTTgcttgatttttttttcttttctgcttggTCTTTGTTTAGGGTTGGGGTTTGTGTATTATAGATTAAGGATTtatggatgggatggataATAGATTATAGATTATAGATTAAGTATCGATTATGGATATTTTACATGGATTTATGGATTTTGTGTATTTTGAGATTATTGGTGTGGTCTTTCTGGTTGGCATTCTCTTTGGGTAGGAGTGTCGAATGTCAGGGCTATTCATTTGGTGTTTGTTATGTAGTGTCTGGTAGAGGTTTACTTCTACGAAGTATTACGACATATCACATGGCCATTAGGGATACTGTAAATTGGATCTCAAAATCAAAGATAAGATATCATTGAATATAAAGGAAACTAAAGATCGATCTAGATACTAGTCTCCAGTATCTGAAAGCTTATGGTCTGATCCGCGACAGGGATTCGGAGCCTACTCGTTCGTAGGAATAAAAGTTCATTTaattcatttctttcatACCTGGTATTCTGACACAGTAATAATAAACACACGACACATATGCCACCTGTTTTTTGTTCCTCGGAGTTATGCATTGTTCCTgctgttgtttgtttttctttttttgacTCTTGTTTTCTTATCTCGATTATTTCTCCGCGCTTTCAGGGGATGTTTCGACTACCGCTACATCTCATGTAGCGTGTTATACCCGGTCTCGATCAAACTCCGCGGACCGCGTGCATCTCCTCCAATATGCCAATAGAACAATCCTCCCAACTTCGTCTTGGTCGCAAATCTAGCCTTCTGCTGCACCGTCCGCGGCGTGTCATAGGTTACGAACCCGCCATCACCACCAGAGCAGTACGCCGCGCCAAGCTTATCATCATGATGCTCCTTAGCGCCAGGACGGGGCAAATCACTGTAATCGAACACGCCATCCTCGCCACCCGTACCAGCATACCGCTGACCGGGCTTCTCGCTACCCAAAAATGACCGGCCGTAGGCAGGGACACCGAGTAGGATTTTCTTCGGATCGACACCCTGCGAGATCACATACTGCACGCTAGATTGGCAAGAGACAGCACCCGGATTCCGGGAGGGACTGTACAATTGCGCATGGTGTCCGCTCTCGTTCGTCCAAGGCCCGGCAAAATCATACGTCATAAGATTAATCAGGTCGAGGTACAAAGATGCCTTGGAGAGGTCGATGTTCCGCAGAGCCCATTGGCCCGCCGGAAGACACGTTGCTAATACGAATCGAGGCAAAGGCAGTGCTTCCCGCAGCTTTGCTAGTAGTCGGACGTAGTCCATGCCTTGTTGTGGGTCGGCGGGGTGTTCCCAGTCAACTTGGGGGCATTAGTAATATGTTTATGGTAAGTTGAGGAAGGCGTTGATGCATACTGTCGAGACCGTCCAGGCCGAATTGGTCTACCAGCGCCCTGGCCGTGCGGACAAATGTCTCAGTACGCGATTGACTCCGCGCCACGAGGGCGAAGTTCTCGCTTCCCTTGCCGCCTCCACCGACGGAGAGAATGATTTTCATCTTGGGGTACTGCGGTTTCAGCTGCGTGAAGGCCCGGATACAGCCCTGCGTGCCGTCCACGGGCATTTGCGCATCGGCCCATTCATCGCTTAACTATGCATTTAGATCTGCGGTTAGCGTGGGATCTTTCAGATAATGAAGAAAGTTTTATCCTTAGAAAATAAGTAATGAAAAATCGGGTGGGAGATCCACATATACGGTGCCGTCTTCTTTGACCCTAAAACAAATAAAACGGCTTGGTTAACATCTGTACtttgtatatgtatgtactcggGCCAAGGGGTTCCCTCGGTCTGGTGTATGGCTGTACTACCAAGCAAATGCGTAGAAGATATGAGAGACAAATCCCAGTCTAAGCGATGAAGGAGGCTGTTTTCGGTATATCCGCCAATTGGGATAATACGCTGCGTTTATATAGTATGGAACCTCATACGAGCTGTTGCTGGAGCGTTCCGCCGCTTTGCGACGCCAGTGGGGGAAAATACCGCCGGACAATGGCATGATGGTAGCATACACTCAAGATGAGGGATTTGAGAGAAAGGAGTTGTTGTAAAAAGGTGAAAGTGGATTTGGagagaatcgaagaaaagaaagataattAGAAAATTAGAAAGGTCCACAAGCACCAACAATCATGAAAAAATAAAGTGTGGGAAAAGCAACTTCCCTATTAAGGACGATGTCACGTGTGGGGGAtgtttctttgctttgggGCGGTTGAAATGGTCCTTTTTTAGTTCGTCATCTACTCGTATTTTGCTGGGGTCattttaaaaaaagaacagacaagtggaagagaaagcgaaaGCCCCTCCCAAAGTGAGGTCTTTTGAGGAGGCGTGAATCAAAGAAGGCAACCAAAGTCAGTGCTCAGCGACATTCCATGACCGTCGATGACAAGAAGAGTGACATAACATTGGCTGCACAATGCACGCTGATTGAAAGACCGTGCATCAAGTCTTGACTTGTAGCCAGTGCTAGAAAATGACGCTTtcactctttttcttcctccccgagcCTAAGACTCCAACCCCCGGACAATAAGATTCTATTTATCCTTCTATTGCAGGGTAGCAAGAGGACCGTGTCAATCTGGGCCTCCGACGGTACCGTGCTCATTCGTGGACCCGCCACAAGGTTAGAAATATATCGAAAGGGACTTTTGATCGGCAGCAGCTTCCAGAGGGTCTAAAATCTCAGATTACGCTCACCCCACCTCTCGGTGTCTATTCCGTCGACTGATAGTCATGGGGTTGCCCCGGAAGCTTAGGCAAAGCACGCGAGTTTGGTGGTGCTGAGAAGACCGTTCTGGGACTTTTCGGTGAAGATCTGCTCACGAGTCTGGTAGTAATGGATTAATCCCCAGCCTCATTGTAAGATTTGAGTGGATCGGGTGGCAGAGAGCTGCGCGTTGCGGGCTGACTTGGTAATGGTATAGTATAGGACGGGAGCCACCACGACCTTAGGTAAGATCGGTTGTCTTAAATGCCACAATAACTATATCACCAGTGCTGGGGTGTAACTCTTTCAAATGTTTCATAAATAATGAGCACTGTCGATCGATTAGGTGGGTTTCAACTGGGGCAATGGAGGGAAATTaattctcttctttctttctttctttttttacttctcttattgttttggtcttggattTGCTTTTTTACCCCATAAGGTTTACTTTTCTTACTCGTTCGAGGCTGTGGAGAGAACTGCAGACTAGTAATTAGTCGCTTTTCCACCCCCGCATGATGGATTGCGAATGACGATGCTCCATGCGTGGATATGACTGGGTCTCTTTGAGCTCAGGGTTCATTCATGCGTCAATCATCTCAAGCCATGCACCTGACCTTCGGGGTGCAGGCGAAAGTCTGACAATGGTTGGAGTGATCGCCGCAAGTTCCTTTTCGGAACCCTAAATGGAAGGCCCGGGCCATAACCTCCGTCGACACCTGCCCAACATATCGTGCGTTGAACCAGTGTATCATAATGCCTCAGTACTGAATATTTCTAtatgaaataaaatatcgTACAACAATGGATTGTTCTCAATTTTCCGACGTGTACACACAGAGTATCAACGCTAGAGTCAGACCCGCCAGGCAGACCATGTGACGTTGTGACTTCCCAGGATGCCTCGTATGCAGGGGCAGCAGCACCGGTGTTTACGTCTGCAGCCATGCTGTAGCCCCCAAGACCAGATCTGcaattctctttctcttttctctttcctctggtAACGTTTCTTCCTCTTACCCCTTAGACTAGGTAGTCGGCTGTCGTACTCCCGCTATTGAACCTAAACCGGGTATTACTTTGCGTGACACCGGGATGATTGGGTATGATTCGCATTGGAAGCTTGAGCTATACCTTGGGGATCCATGTCCGATCGTAAACACGAAGTATTGCTAATTTAACTAGTAAATTCCCTGAATTCTCAGCTGCTAAGGCTCCAAGGCGCCGAGTATACACGTGATTAGGCGATCAGCTAGATACAAGGCTATACTTGATCTGGCTTAGATTATCCTTGGATGTACTGCGACCTAGCTCAGGTTTCATGATACATCATGAGTGTCATAACTGGAAGATCCAGTAACTTTTGACAGTAACGGTAAACTTCTGGTAAAATAGGTAGGTAGATTGAGATTGGACTCGCTCAGATGGGATCTCAGACGTACTATGGATCGGAAGTAGAATCTAGAACCGTAGAATGTGATATACTATGGATTCAAGCTACTTTCGGCACTCGTTCCTTCGAAGGGCTCTCAATAAATAGGGATTAAATATCTCTCTCTATCAAGTTTCTCCTTTGCTCTCTTTTACTATTTCTTGCTTGGTTTAAACCGTTTCCTCAATCCATTATATCTACCAAATAACAATATTAAGTAGATGATGATCGAGAGACTCAGTGCCAATATGATATTACAGTCAAGGACCCATCGACAGGCCCAAAGCCGTTACTTCACGTGTGGCTGAACACATGTTGTCTCTCTGTTCGAGCTATAAGCATGATGCTAGCTACACTGCTTGAGGAGGTGCCATGAGAGGCATATCGAGCATGCTGGTCGAACAGATGGGAAGTCTTCCTACTCATATATGCTGTTTATGCATCCCATTTGACCCTCAAGCTGAAGGCAGTGAATTTGACCTTATTGAGTGCATCAACCCCACCTACGTCCataggggaaagaaatggacTATCTTCGGATCTAGATATCTTTAATGGTCTTAGTAGCCTCTCGAATGACTGCAAAAAATGAGTATGGAGAGAGTCACTGGCACATGGAAACTCACCCGGTGATAAGGGCATACACGAACGCAATTAAATCGCGGGGTGggggaagatgaaagaaaagtagtAACTATAAGGGATGATGCTCGCATTCTGAGCCATAAACTACTAGTAAAGGTATGAAGACATCTTAAGTCGAGGAGAAGCCGCATAAACTGGACCTCTCGACCatagaggaaggaggtaGCTCATGATTTGACAATAATAAGAAGATTCAATTGGTAACAGACCTGTTTTTCAAATGGCTCGCAGAATAGTACGCATTAGCATCGATCATTAGCGAGAGACCAATCCACTTAGAAGACTCAGTGAGGGACGAAAAATTGCCCACGGCGAGTTGAAGAGCAGAGGTCCGATGCCGTAGAGACGATGCTTCCTCATTTAATGAGTGGCATGTCTGGTACTTTGCTGCCTAGTATTAGGTTCCAGAACGACTTACTCAGTTCCCCCAGATCGATATTGCCTTTTATCCTCCTCGATATGTTGTTACCCACCGCCCTCGTAGCTTCCCAGGATAGAAGCTGGCATGTAGCAACTATAGTTATGCAGCACATAGTTAGCAATGGTAATGTCTAGGAAAAGTGACAATTGTCTTGGAATAAACTCCATTGAAGGCTCATATTCAGCTATTATATTCTAAAAAAAATCCAGCTTCTACTTACCTGCCCAGCCTCCTTGCACAATGTTTACGCTGGGCATCATGAAAGCATGGTAGCTGACAGTCACGTGGTATGCTCTCATAATTGGTCGATTGAAGATAACCGATATGTTTTGCCACCGCCTTCCATTTAATGCCCGGCCTTTCTCCGCCATCAAGCTGTTAGTTGACCAGAATTTCACCTGCTTCCTGGGTTTGACCATCACTGTATTGATATTATTACCCGCCATTATCCTCGAAATAACTCACACGAGTTACGCAGCTCACGGAACCCCTTGCTTACAGATTTAGACAGGCCCCAGCGCCGAAATTGTAACTGACCTCCGCTGCTGCTCAAGTTTCCGGTCGCGAGCCTTCAAGCTCGTTATCACTTGTTGCCTTTGTGACCAAAACAGCCAcatatctttttcttccctccgtTTTGGTGCGACACAACACAATCATGTCCGCAGAAGTTAGTCACGCTGCATCACAAATCCTAGCTTCCGGCAGCGAGCGCGACCCAAGCTATAACgatttctccttcatcccCTTCCTACGCAATAGCTTCGGCTTCGGACTCGCCTGCGATGTACCCGTCTGCAAGGCGTACAGTGAAGGCCATTGTCCCTTAGGGCCTGCTTGCCCCGATCGACATCCGACACCATCCCGAGTGACGACGTCCACGACTACCGCTTCCGGACTGGCACCGTCCACGACGCACGGGTCACTCGTCTGCAAGCACTTCCTCAAGGGGCTGTGCAAAAAAGGCCTCAAATGTGAATATCTCCATGAATACAACCTTCGCCGGATGCCAGAGTGCCAGTCCTTTTCGCGGTCAGGCTACTGTCCGAATGGTGATGACTGTCTTTATCAGCACGTGCGGGAGCAGGCTCGATTACCGCCATGCGAGCACTACGATCGAGGCTTTTGCCCATTGGGGCCGCTCTGTGCCAAACGTCATGTGCGCCGACGGCTGTGTCAGTACTACCTGGCAGGGTTCTGTCCAGAGGGTAAAGGTTGCGCGGACGCTCATGCCCGGTGGATCGAGAACCTCCCTAAGCCGTCAATCAGGGTGGAGAagacagaggaggaattggagcGAGAGAGGATATTAATCAGGGAGGAgcaggaaagagaaaaggaacgaGAACGTG from Aspergillus oryzae RIB40 DNA, chromosome 1 encodes the following:
- a CDS encoding glycoside hydrolase family 18 protein (chitinase); translated protein: MPVDGTQGCIRAFTQLKPQYPKMKIILSVGGGGKGSENFALVARSQSRTETFVRTARALVDQFGLDGLDIDWEHPADPQQGMDYVRLLAKLREALPLPRFVLATCLPAGQWALRNIDLSKASLYLDLINLMTYDFAGPWTNESGHHAQLYSPSRNPGAVSCQSSVQYVISQGVDPKKILLGVPAYGRSFLGSEKPGQRYAGTGGEDGVFDYSDLPRPGAKEHHDDKLGAAYCSGGDGGFVTYDTPRTVQQKARFATKTKLGGLFYWHIGGDARGPRSLIETGYNTLHEM
- the yth1 gene encoding cleavage polyadenylation factor RNA-binding subunit YTH1 (polyadenylation factor I complex, subunit, Yth1 (CPSF subunit)) — translated: MSAEVSHAASQILASGSERDPSYNDFSFIPFLRNSFGFGLACDVPVCKAYSEGHCPLGPACPDRHPTPSRVTTSTTTASGLAPSTTHGSLVCKHFLKGLCKKGLKCEYLHEYNLRRMPECQSFSRSGYCPNGDDCLYQHVREQARLPPCEHYDRGFCPLGPLCAKRHVRRRLCQYYLAGFCPEGKGCADAHARWIENLPKPSIRVEKTEEELERERILIREEQEREKEREREWRSERGRGGGFMRGRFRGRGRGL
- a CDS encoding asparaginase ahrA (asparaginase), producing MGVNFKVLALSALATISHASPLLYPRATDSNVTYVFTNPNGLNFTQMNTTLPNVTIFATGGTIAGSSADNTATTGYKAGAVGIQTLIDAVPEMLNVANVAGVQVTNVGSPDITSDILLRLSKQINEVVCNDPTMAGAVVTHGTDTLEESAFFLDATVNCRKPVVIVGAMRPSTAISADGPLNLLQSVTVATSPKARDRGALIVMNDRIVSAFYASKTNANTVDTFKAIEMGNLGEVVSNKPYFFYPPVKPTGKTEVDIRNITSIPRVDILYSYEDMHNDTLYSAIDNGAKGIVIAGSGSGSVSTPFSAAMEDITTKHNIPIVASTRTGNGEVPSSAESSQIASGYLNPAKSRVLLGLLLAQGKSIEEMRAVFERIGVA